A window of the Echeneis naucrates chromosome 3, fEcheNa1.1, whole genome shotgun sequence genome harbors these coding sequences:
- the rbm26 gene encoding RNA-binding protein 26 isoform X3, with translation MIIENLDALKTWLSETLEPICDADPSALAKYVVALVKKDKSEKELKALCIDQLDVFLQKETQPFVDKLFEAINNKSYLPQPEQPSAPGKVEKEEQKKDETNREEEREKKFSRRVNHSPPQSSSRYSRDSRRGDDRKRDDRSRKRDYDRNPPRRDLYRDRYNRRRGRSRSYSRSRSRSWSKDRIRDRDRDRSRTHSRTRSRSRSRDSGKLKYDHDRPDRSEGGDGYNAAALATTATTSHFPVPTLSSTITVIAPTHHHSNNTTESWSDFRPEHPVDRGPFTRGPPSQQRKRCRDYDEKGFCMRGDMCPFDHGSDPVVVEDVNLPNMLPFQPPPMPGVDAPPPPGLPQPPPLMNPPPVNLRPPVPPPGALPPSLPPVAGPPPPLPPLQPSGMDAPPNSITSSVPTIITSGMRSSLPQASVPLFPSDNYESDVYNPEAPSITNTSRPVYRHRVNAQRPNLIGLTMGEVDQPHRDKTPNNSMRIVMESDSRKRPGISHDGGPSKKPWFDKPNFNKPNHQGYHKRGPFSPNTKLHVRQIPHELNNISKLNEHFSKFGTIVNLQVAFHNDPEGALIQFASPDAAKRAMQSTEAVLNNRFIRVHWFRDDGSDGQTHSQQQPQQQQPMVKQPATSLKQSIKDRLGPMLPGNLEPSQDSSIACQNPSKVSVKDRLGFSSKPAHPVEKVFSTSVGLTKTVYNPAALKAAQKTSEEVLKKKQEALKLQQDVRKKKQEILEKHIETQKLLISKLEKNKAMKAEDKAKIMETLGILTKSITKLQEEIKGISSSNNLLRTAKSKAQAQKELLDAELDLYKKSQAGEDTAMLKIKYTQLQIEAAKRGLLSPGRGRGVPARGRGALRARGRGTRGRGRGAPVHAVVDHRPRALEISGFSEADRVELLPHFAQFGEIEDCQIDESNLTAVITYKTRAEAEQAALHGVRFNNQTLHLAWHKPVMALSATDADEPEEDEYPEESLSDDALLQDDDEEEDDNEPRSWRR, from the exons ATGATCATTGAAAACCTTGATGCCTTGAAAACATGGCTGTCTGAAACCCTTGAGCCCAT CTGTGATGCAGACCCTTCTGCCCTCGCCAAGTATGTGGTTGCTTTGGTGAAGAAGGATAAAAGTGAGAAGGAACTCAAAGCCTTGTGTATAGACCAGTTGGATGTATTTCTCCAGAAAG AAACTCAGCCATTTGTGGACAAGCTGTTTGAAGCTATTAACAACAAAAGCTACCTCCCACAGCCTGAGCAACCATCTGCTCCTGGTAAAGTtgagaaagaggagcagaagaaagaTGAG ACAAATCGGGAAGAAGAACGAGAGAAGAAGTTTTCTCGACGAGTGAATCACAGCCCTCCACAATCAAGCTCTCGCTACAGTAGAGATAGCAG GAGAGGTGATGACCGTAAGAGAGACGATCGATCCAGGAAAAGAGATTATGATCGTAATCCACCAAGAAGAGATTTGTACCGTGATCGCTACAACCGCAGGAGAGGCCGCAGTCGGAGTTATAGTCGTAGCCGCAGCCGGAGTTGGAGCAAGGATCGAATCCGAGACCGGGACAGAGA CAGGAGCCGAACCCATAGCCGAACACGTTCTagaagcaggagcagag ATTCTGGAAAATTGAAGTACGATCATGATCGGCCGGACAGGTCAGAAGGTGGTGATGGCTACAATGCAGCAGCCCTAGCCACCACTGCAACCACTTCGCACTTCCCAGTGCCAACACTGAGCAGCACCATAACAGTAATTGCCCCCACACATCATCATAGCAACAACACTACTGAGAGTTGGTCAGACTTCCGTCCGGAGCATCCTGTGGATCGTGGCCCTTTTACTAGGGGCCCACCATCccagcagagaaagagatgcCGTGATTACGATG AGAAAGGCTTCTGCATGCGAGGTGATATGTGTCCTTTTGACCATGGAAGTGACCCAGTTGTAGTGGAAGATGTCAATTTGCCCAATATGTTGCCCTTCCAACCTCCGCCAATGCCAGGCGTGGatgcaccaccaccaccagggCTCCCACAGCCACCACCTCTCATGAACCCCCCGCCTGTCAATCTCCGCCCTCCTGTGCCCCCACCAGGTGCTCTCCCACCCAGCCTTCCACCTGTTGCAG gcccccctcctccacttcctccactcCAACCATCAGGCATGGACGCACCTCCAAATTCCATTACCAGCTCTGTTCCCACAATTATTACATCTGGGATGCGCTCCTCACTTCCCCAGGCCTCAGTGCCACTCTTCCCCTCCG ACAACTATGAGTCAGATGTGTATAATCCTGAGGCTCCAAGCATCACCAACACCTCCAGACCTGTCTACCGCCACCGTGTCAATGCTCAGAGACCCAACTTGATTGGTCTCACAATGGGGGAGGTGGACCAGCCACATAGAG ACAAGACTCCTAACAACAGTATGCGGATTGTGATGGAATCTGATTCGAGGAAAAGACCAGGAATCTCACATGATGGAGGCCCCTCCAAAAAACCTTGGTTTGACAA acCCAACTTTAACAAACCCAACCACCAAGGCTATCATAAAAGAGGCCCATTCTCTCCGAACACCAAGCTGCATGTTCGGCAAATTCCCCATGAGCTCAACAACATCAGCAAACTCAATGAGCACTTCAGCAAGTTTGGCACCATTGTCAACCTACAG gTGGCCTTCCACAATGATCCGGAGGGGGCACTGATCCAGTTTGCCTCTCCAGATGCGGCCAAGCGGGCTATGCAAAGCACAGAGGCTGTTCTCAACAACCGCTTTATCAGGGTGCACTGGTTCCGTGATGACGGCAGTGATGGCCAGACTCACTCACAACAGCAGCCTCAGCAACAGCAACCCATGGTAAAA CAACCAGCCACATCTCTGAAGCAGTCCATCAAAGATCGCCTTGGACCAATGCTCCCTGGAAACTTGGAGCCCTCCCAAGATTCCAGCATAGCCTGTcag AATCCTTCTAAAGTGTCTGTAAAGGACCGTTTAGGATTTTCTTCAAAACCTGCACACCCTGTTGAAAAA GTGTTTTCAACATCTGTGGGCCTCACAAAGACTGTATACAATCCTGCTGCTCTAAAGGCAGCCCAGAAAACCTCAGAGGAAGTCCTGAAGAAGAAACAG GAAGCCCTAAAACTCCAGCAGGATGTaaggaagaagaagcaggaaatATTGGAGAAGCACATTGAGACACAGAAG CTCCTGATATCTAAACTTGAGAAGAACAAAGCAATGAAGGCAGAGGACAAAGCCAAAATCATGGAAACATTGGGCATATTAACTAAGAGCATCACCAAACTTCAAGAGGAGATAAAGGGGATCTCAAGCAGCAACAACCTGCTACGCACGGCTAAGAGCAAGGCCCAG GCACAGAAGGAACTGCTGGACGCCGAGCTGGACCTGTACAAGAAGAGCCAGGCTGGAGAGGACACTGCGATGTTGAAGATCAAGTACACCCAGCTGCAAATTGAG GCAGCTAAAAGGGGGCTCCTTTCACCAGGACGAGGCCGGGGGGTTCCTGCTCGGGGCCGTGGTGCTCTCAGAGCCAGGGGAAGAGGCACCAGAGGACGGGGAAGGGGTGCTCCAGTTCATGCAGTTGTGGACCATCGACCACGGGCACTGGAGATTTCTGGTTTCAGCGAGGCAGATCGTGTAGAATTGCTGCCACACTTTGCT CAATTTGGAGAGATTGAAGATTGTCAAATTGATGAAAGCAACCTGACTGCAGTCATCACTTACAAAACAAGAGCAGAGGCTGAACAG GCTGCTCTCCATGGAGTGAGATTCAACAACCAGACTTTGCATCTTGCTTGGCATAAGCCTGTCATGGCTCTCAGTGCTACAGATGCAGATGAacctgaggaggatgag TATCCGGAAGAGTCACTGAGTGATGATGCACTGctgcaggatgatgatgaagaggaggatgacaaCGAGCCTCGCTCCTGGCGCAGATGA
- the rbm26 gene encoding RNA-binding protein 26 isoform X5 produces MIIENLDALKTWLSETLEPICDADPSALAKYVVALVKKDKSEKELKALCIDQLDVFLQKETQPFVDKLFEAINNKSYLPQPEQPSAPGKVEKEEQKKDETNREEEREKKFSRRVNHSPPQSSSRYSRDSRRGDDRKRDDRSRKRDYDRNPPRRDLYRDRYNRRRGRSRSYSRSRSRSWSKDRIRDRDRDRSRTHSRTRSRSRSRDSGKLKYDHDRPDRSEGGDGYNAAALATTATTSHFPVPTLSSTITVIAPTHHHSNNTTESWSDFRPEHPVDRGPFTRGPPSQQRKRCRDYDEKGFCMRGDMCPFDHGSDPVVVEDVNLPNMLPFQPPPMPGVDAPPPPGLPQPPPLMNPPPVNLRPPVPPPGALPPSLPPVAGPPPPLPPLQPSGMDAPPNSITSSVPTIITSGMRSSLPQASVPLFPSDNYESDVYNPEAPSITNTSRPVYRHRVNAQRPNLIGLTMGEVDQPHRDKTPNNSMRIVMESDSRKRPGISHDGGPSKKPWFDKPNFNKPNHQGYHKRGPFSPNTKLHVRQIPHELNNISKLNEHFSKFGTIVNLQVAFHNDPEGALIQFASPDAAKRAMQSTEAVLNNRFIRVHWFRDDGSDGQTHSQQQPQQQQPMVKQPATSLKQSIKDRLGPMLPGNLEPSQDSSIACQVFSTSVGLTKTVYNPAALKAAQKTSEEVLKKKQEALKLQQDVRKKKQEILEKHIETQKLLISKLEKNKAMKAEDKAKIMETLGILTKSITKLQEEIKGISSSNNLLRTAKSKAQAQKELLDAELDLYKKSQAGEDTAMLKIKYTQLQIEAAKRGLLSPGRGRGVPARGRGALRARGRGTRGRGRGAPVHAVVDHRPRALEISGFSEADRVELLPHFAQFGEIEDCQIDESNLTAVITYKTRAEAEQAALHGVRFNNQTLHLAWHKPVMALSATDADEPEEDEYPEESLSDDALLQDDDEEEDDNEPRSWRR; encoded by the exons ATGATCATTGAAAACCTTGATGCCTTGAAAACATGGCTGTCTGAAACCCTTGAGCCCAT CTGTGATGCAGACCCTTCTGCCCTCGCCAAGTATGTGGTTGCTTTGGTGAAGAAGGATAAAAGTGAGAAGGAACTCAAAGCCTTGTGTATAGACCAGTTGGATGTATTTCTCCAGAAAG AAACTCAGCCATTTGTGGACAAGCTGTTTGAAGCTATTAACAACAAAAGCTACCTCCCACAGCCTGAGCAACCATCTGCTCCTGGTAAAGTtgagaaagaggagcagaagaaagaTGAG ACAAATCGGGAAGAAGAACGAGAGAAGAAGTTTTCTCGACGAGTGAATCACAGCCCTCCACAATCAAGCTCTCGCTACAGTAGAGATAGCAG GAGAGGTGATGACCGTAAGAGAGACGATCGATCCAGGAAAAGAGATTATGATCGTAATCCACCAAGAAGAGATTTGTACCGTGATCGCTACAACCGCAGGAGAGGCCGCAGTCGGAGTTATAGTCGTAGCCGCAGCCGGAGTTGGAGCAAGGATCGAATCCGAGACCGGGACAGAGA CAGGAGCCGAACCCATAGCCGAACACGTTCTagaagcaggagcagag ATTCTGGAAAATTGAAGTACGATCATGATCGGCCGGACAGGTCAGAAGGTGGTGATGGCTACAATGCAGCAGCCCTAGCCACCACTGCAACCACTTCGCACTTCCCAGTGCCAACACTGAGCAGCACCATAACAGTAATTGCCCCCACACATCATCATAGCAACAACACTACTGAGAGTTGGTCAGACTTCCGTCCGGAGCATCCTGTGGATCGTGGCCCTTTTACTAGGGGCCCACCATCccagcagagaaagagatgcCGTGATTACGATG AGAAAGGCTTCTGCATGCGAGGTGATATGTGTCCTTTTGACCATGGAAGTGACCCAGTTGTAGTGGAAGATGTCAATTTGCCCAATATGTTGCCCTTCCAACCTCCGCCAATGCCAGGCGTGGatgcaccaccaccaccagggCTCCCACAGCCACCACCTCTCATGAACCCCCCGCCTGTCAATCTCCGCCCTCCTGTGCCCCCACCAGGTGCTCTCCCACCCAGCCTTCCACCTGTTGCAG gcccccctcctccacttcctccactcCAACCATCAGGCATGGACGCACCTCCAAATTCCATTACCAGCTCTGTTCCCACAATTATTACATCTGGGATGCGCTCCTCACTTCCCCAGGCCTCAGTGCCACTCTTCCCCTCCG ACAACTATGAGTCAGATGTGTATAATCCTGAGGCTCCAAGCATCACCAACACCTCCAGACCTGTCTACCGCCACCGTGTCAATGCTCAGAGACCCAACTTGATTGGTCTCACAATGGGGGAGGTGGACCAGCCACATAGAG ACAAGACTCCTAACAACAGTATGCGGATTGTGATGGAATCTGATTCGAGGAAAAGACCAGGAATCTCACATGATGGAGGCCCCTCCAAAAAACCTTGGTTTGACAA acCCAACTTTAACAAACCCAACCACCAAGGCTATCATAAAAGAGGCCCATTCTCTCCGAACACCAAGCTGCATGTTCGGCAAATTCCCCATGAGCTCAACAACATCAGCAAACTCAATGAGCACTTCAGCAAGTTTGGCACCATTGTCAACCTACAG gTGGCCTTCCACAATGATCCGGAGGGGGCACTGATCCAGTTTGCCTCTCCAGATGCGGCCAAGCGGGCTATGCAAAGCACAGAGGCTGTTCTCAACAACCGCTTTATCAGGGTGCACTGGTTCCGTGATGACGGCAGTGATGGCCAGACTCACTCACAACAGCAGCCTCAGCAACAGCAACCCATGGTAAAA CAACCAGCCACATCTCTGAAGCAGTCCATCAAAGATCGCCTTGGACCAATGCTCCCTGGAAACTTGGAGCCCTCCCAAGATTCCAGCATAGCCTGTcag GTGTTTTCAACATCTGTGGGCCTCACAAAGACTGTATACAATCCTGCTGCTCTAAAGGCAGCCCAGAAAACCTCAGAGGAAGTCCTGAAGAAGAAACAG GAAGCCCTAAAACTCCAGCAGGATGTaaggaagaagaagcaggaaatATTGGAGAAGCACATTGAGACACAGAAG CTCCTGATATCTAAACTTGAGAAGAACAAAGCAATGAAGGCAGAGGACAAAGCCAAAATCATGGAAACATTGGGCATATTAACTAAGAGCATCACCAAACTTCAAGAGGAGATAAAGGGGATCTCAAGCAGCAACAACCTGCTACGCACGGCTAAGAGCAAGGCCCAG GCACAGAAGGAACTGCTGGACGCCGAGCTGGACCTGTACAAGAAGAGCCAGGCTGGAGAGGACACTGCGATGTTGAAGATCAAGTACACCCAGCTGCAAATTGAG GCAGCTAAAAGGGGGCTCCTTTCACCAGGACGAGGCCGGGGGGTTCCTGCTCGGGGCCGTGGTGCTCTCAGAGCCAGGGGAAGAGGCACCAGAGGACGGGGAAGGGGTGCTCCAGTTCATGCAGTTGTGGACCATCGACCACGGGCACTGGAGATTTCTGGTTTCAGCGAGGCAGATCGTGTAGAATTGCTGCCACACTTTGCT CAATTTGGAGAGATTGAAGATTGTCAAATTGATGAAAGCAACCTGACTGCAGTCATCACTTACAAAACAAGAGCAGAGGCTGAACAG GCTGCTCTCCATGGAGTGAGATTCAACAACCAGACTTTGCATCTTGCTTGGCATAAGCCTGTCATGGCTCTCAGTGCTACAGATGCAGATGAacctgaggaggatgag TATCCGGAAGAGTCACTGAGTGATGATGCACTGctgcaggatgatgatgaagaggaggatgacaaCGAGCCTCGCTCCTGGCGCAGATGA